The following proteins are encoded in a genomic region of Dyadobacter sp. UC 10:
- the hemC gene encoding hydroxymethylbilane synthase, with the protein MHIKIGTRGSKLALWQAYYVRDLLQAGGIASEIVIIETKGDKILDRSLSKIGSKGVFTEELEDQLRTGEIDIAVHSAKDLQSQLDDAFEIIAFTEREKANDVLVSHNTALSLKTGEPFVVGTSSTRRIAILKHFYPQIKTVDMRGNLQTRLRKLEEGQCDALLLAYAGVHRMEYDDKIAEHLLLDEFTPAVGQGSVAIECAVALDETKKSILKDLLNHKETEICLLAERAFLKRLQGGCSIPVFAMATLNGEQIHITGGIVSLDGSELIRKTQTGAQVFPEELGLALADELLEAGADRILQSIRSQSGNS; encoded by the coding sequence ATGCATATAAAAATAGGAACGCGCGGAAGCAAGCTGGCTCTTTGGCAGGCATATTATGTCAGAGATCTTTTGCAGGCCGGTGGAATAGCCTCGGAAATAGTAATTATTGAAACAAAAGGAGATAAGATCCTCGACCGGTCTTTATCAAAAATAGGCAGCAAAGGCGTCTTCACAGAGGAACTGGAAGATCAATTAAGGACAGGTGAAATAGATATTGCTGTCCACAGCGCGAAAGACCTGCAATCTCAGCTCGACGATGCATTCGAAATCATCGCATTCACCGAACGCGAAAAAGCGAACGATGTGCTGGTAAGCCACAATACGGCATTGTCACTGAAGACCGGCGAACCATTTGTCGTCGGAACCTCTTCTACAAGACGCATTGCTATTTTAAAACACTTTTATCCGCAGATTAAGACCGTCGATATGCGCGGAAACCTGCAGACGCGGCTAAGAAAGCTGGAAGAAGGACAATGCGATGCATTATTGCTGGCTTATGCAGGTGTGCACAGAATGGAATATGACGACAAGATCGCAGAGCATTTATTACTAGACGAATTTACGCCGGCAGTGGGGCAGGGGAGTGTGGCGATTGAATGCGCTGTTGCGCTGGACGAAACGAAAAAGAGCATTTTGAAAGATCTGCTGAATCACAAAGAAACCGAGATCTGCCTGCTGGCTGAACGCGCCTTCCTGAAAAGATTACAAGGCGGGTGCAGCATTCCGGTTTTTGCAATGGCAACTTTGAATGGTGAACAAATCCATATTACCGGCGGTATCGTCAGCCTCGATGGATCGGAACTTATCCGAAAAACCCAAACCGGTGCCCAGGTGTTCCCTGAAGAGCTCGGCCTGGCCCTCGCCGACGAACTTCTTGAAGCCGGTGCCGACAGGATATTGCAATCGATCCGGTCCCAAAGTGGAAATTCTTAA
- the rimK gene encoding 30S ribosomal protein S6--L-glutamate ligase — protein MKIAVLSTNADLYSTRRLVEAIKQKGHQPIVIDHTKCFVMIEGGKPSIVYKGKPVPEIDAAIPRIGTSVSAFGCAVVRQLELMKIFTTVKSQAILRSRDKLRSMQVLAKAGIDIPKTVFAKNPSQVNELIHMVGGPPVVIKLLEGTQGVGVVLAETIKAAKSTIEAFYGLRANFLIQEYVAESKGADIRAFVIGNKVIAAMRRQGADGDFRSNLHRGGQGSLVELTPEEEETAVAAAKALGVKIAGVDMLQSDRGPLVMEVNSSPGLRGIEEISGIDIAALIVSYIEDKIVTDEGDTVGV, from the coding sequence ATGAAAATCGCCGTTTTATCCACCAATGCAGACCTTTATTCGACGCGACGTTTGGTGGAGGCAATCAAGCAAAAAGGCCATCAACCTATTGTTATTGACCATACTAAATGCTTTGTGATGATCGAGGGCGGCAAGCCTTCCATTGTATATAAAGGAAAACCGGTTCCGGAAATTGACGCAGCCATTCCAAGGATCGGCACGTCGGTAAGTGCATTTGGCTGCGCGGTAGTGCGCCAGCTTGAACTGATGAAAATTTTTACTACCGTCAAATCGCAGGCGATATTGCGTTCCCGGGATAAGCTCCGAAGTATGCAGGTCCTGGCGAAGGCCGGTATCGATATTCCAAAGACTGTTTTTGCAAAAAATCCCTCACAGGTCAATGAACTGATTCATATGGTAGGCGGGCCGCCGGTGGTGATCAAACTGCTGGAAGGAACCCAGGGCGTGGGAGTGGTTCTGGCCGAGACGATCAAAGCAGCCAAATCTACGATTGAGGCCTTTTACGGGCTAAGGGCTAATTTTTTGATACAGGAATATGTCGCCGAATCCAAAGGTGCGGATATTCGTGCATTTGTAATCGGGAACAAAGTAATCGCCGCAATGCGCCGCCAGGGTGCGGACGGAGATTTCAGAAGTAACCTGCACCGGGGAGGCCAGGGGAGCCTGGTCGAACTTACTCCGGAGGAAGAGGAAACTGCTGTAGCCGCCGCAAAAGCGCTGGGCGTCAAGATTGCCGGAGTTGACATGCTGCAATCCGATCGCGGCCCGCTCGTGATGGAAGTTAACTCATCACCTGGTCTTAGGGGCATTGAAGAAATCAGCGGAATTGACATTGCGGCATTGATTGTTAGTTATATTGAAGACAAGATTGTTACCGACGAAGGAGATACTGTTGGAGTTTAA
- a CDS encoding ATP-dependent zinc protease family protein codes for MKHAIQVIGATDLVDLPELGWLNVPVRIDSGAATSAIHCSRVRLIKDGEQTFLQFYLDKKKGAPQQSFIVEDFKETVIRNSSGKEEKRYVIKTKVRIFGKKIRTEFSLANRRKMQYPILIGRKLLKNRFIIDVSQKNLSAARHSLAPNRLKSDD; via the coding sequence ATGAAACATGCAATACAAGTAATCGGGGCCACTGATTTGGTTGATCTCCCAGAACTGGGCTGGCTGAATGTACCTGTAAGGATCGATTCCGGTGCCGCTACCTCTGCTATTCACTGTTCCAGGGTTCGGTTGATCAAAGACGGAGAGCAAACTTTTTTGCAGTTTTATCTCGACAAAAAGAAAGGTGCCCCGCAACAGTCTTTTATCGTCGAAGATTTCAAGGAAACCGTAATAAGAAATTCATCGGGTAAAGAAGAGAAACGGTACGTAATCAAGACAAAAGTCCGGATTTTTGGCAAAAAGATCCGGACAGAATTTTCTCTCGCCAACCGCCGGAAAATGCAGTATCCCATCTTAATAGGTCGGAAATTGCTGAAAAACCGGTTTATCATCGATGTTTCTCAAAAAAACCTGTCTGCCGCCAGGCATTCATTGGCACCAAACCGTTTAAAGTCTGACGACTAA
- a CDS encoding DNA polymerase III subunit → MLFKDIPGLEPIKSTLRRSVKNSHLAHAQLFDFPAGGGGLAMALAFSTYINCENKQEEDACGTCASCFKMSKLIHPDFHFIFPIATSKKTDGKNSEAFLPLWRSFLLENPYRILPDWLDFISAENKQGNISVEEARGILRKLSVKAYEGEYKILLIWKPDIMNAASSNAILKILEEPPEKTLFLLVSDQTDKLLTTIISRTQRITIPAFSDDEIRSYLKKQEVSENIVNQVTYLSDGNLSEALKLVQEDEDDRSGWFAGWMRSCYKYDVSHLVKLADGYDVMSKERQKGLLEYALRLFRDMLIWSNGAGELLRVPQEELTFVQNFSKTVNFDSLEKMIGEVNTAHYHIERNVRAKMVFLDLSLTIAHFFQRK, encoded by the coding sequence GTGCTTTTCAAAGATATTCCGGGTCTCGAACCGATCAAATCCACGCTGAGGCGCTCGGTGAAAAATAGTCACCTGGCCCATGCCCAGTTGTTCGACTTTCCCGCAGGCGGAGGCGGGCTGGCGATGGCACTCGCTTTTTCGACCTATATCAATTGTGAAAATAAGCAGGAAGAGGATGCGTGCGGGACTTGCGCCTCCTGCTTCAAAATGAGCAAACTGATCCACCCGGATTTTCATTTCATCTTTCCAATCGCAACCTCGAAGAAAACGGATGGTAAAAACAGCGAAGCCTTTCTCCCGCTCTGGCGCTCGTTTTTGCTTGAAAATCCTTACAGAATACTGCCCGACTGGCTCGATTTTATCAGTGCGGAAAATAAACAGGGCAATATATCGGTCGAAGAAGCAAGAGGCATTCTTCGTAAGCTCTCTGTGAAGGCTTATGAAGGTGAATACAAAATCCTGCTGATCTGGAAGCCGGATATTATGAATGCCGCTTCTTCCAATGCAATACTAAAAATTTTGGAAGAGCCGCCGGAAAAAACACTTTTCCTGCTGGTAAGTGACCAGACGGACAAGTTGCTGACGACCATCATATCCCGAACACAGCGCATTACAATTCCGGCCTTTTCCGACGATGAAATTCGCAGCTATCTAAAAAAGCAGGAAGTCAGTGAAAATATCGTCAACCAGGTTACCTATTTGAGCGACGGCAATTTGTCGGAAGCATTAAAATTGGTTCAGGAAGACGAAGACGATCGCTCGGGCTGGTTTGCCGGCTGGATGCGTTCCTGCTACAAATACGACGTTTCGCACCTTGTTAAGCTGGCTGACGGATACGACGTAATGTCCAAAGAGCGGCAAAAAGGTTTACTGGAATATGCATTAAGGCTTTTCAGAGATATGCTGATATGGAGTAACGGGGCCGGGGAGTTACTGAGGGTACCGCAGGAAGAGCTCACATTTGTCCAGAATTTCTCCAAAACCGTCAATTTTGATTCTCTCGAAAAGATGATCGGCGAGGTTAATACCGCTCATTATCATATTGAGCGCAACGTGCGGGCCAAAATGGTTTTCCTGGATCTTTCATTAACCATCGCCCATTTCTTCCAGCGTAAATGA
- a CDS encoding putative sugar nucleotidyl transferase: MPAVILFDDPVLRTQLLPLTYTRPTSQIRCGILTIAEKWSGCLDSQVSFQTVPYLSTRFPSVTSQDNLFINGSLCPDDQLITSIKNLEINSVLISDSSEILALRTDKPWATTQGFERLNAITYSRSFTLIRNVWDIFTFNGAQISADFESITRNRTSEPVSDPFTHCYNQGQIFIEKGAVIKAAILNAENGPIYIGKNALIQEGSMVQGPFAIGENSTLAQGTKIRPNTTIGPFCKAGGEISNSILTGYSNKGHDGYLGNSVLGEWCNLGANTNNSNLKNDHSIVKLHSYATNQLENTGLTNCGLIMGDYSKAGISTMFNTGTVVGVSVNVFGSGFQQKHIPSFSWGGALEGFCEYRLQKAAAVAADTVGRRNVVFDDVDHSILQTLFELTRNQRNY, translated from the coding sequence ATGCCCGCTGTAATTCTATTTGATGATCCGGTACTTCGTACGCAGCTATTACCACTTACATACACCAGGCCGACCAGCCAAATCCGTTGCGGTATTTTAACGATTGCAGAAAAGTGGTCAGGCTGCCTGGATTCGCAGGTTTCTTTCCAAACTGTCCCGTATTTAAGTACGAGGTTCCCTTCCGTTACTTCGCAGGATAATCTGTTTATCAATGGCAGCCTCTGTCCCGACGATCAGCTTATAACGTCAATAAAAAATCTGGAAATCAATTCTGTTTTAATATCGGATAGTAGTGAAATATTGGCGTTACGAACAGACAAACCGTGGGCAACTACCCAGGGATTCGAGCGGTTGAATGCCATAACCTATTCCAGATCATTTACGTTAATCCGGAATGTATGGGACATATTTACTTTCAATGGAGCGCAGATTAGTGCTGATTTTGAGAGTATTACCAGGAACAGAACTTCTGAGCCTGTTTCCGACCCTTTTACGCATTGCTATAACCAGGGTCAGATTTTCATAGAGAAAGGCGCAGTTATTAAAGCTGCCATTTTGAATGCGGAAAACGGCCCTATTTATATCGGCAAAAATGCGCTTATCCAGGAAGGTTCAATGGTGCAGGGACCATTTGCGATCGGTGAGAATTCCACGTTGGCACAGGGTACTAAAATCAGGCCCAATACTACTATCGGGCCATTCTGTAAAGCTGGCGGCGAAATCAGTAACAGTATATTAACAGGATACAGCAACAAAGGCCATGACGGTTATCTTGGCAATTCCGTTTTAGGGGAATGGTGCAACCTTGGCGCAAATACCAATAATTCGAATTTGAAAAATGACCATAGTATTGTAAAGCTACATAGCTACGCGACAAATCAGCTGGAGAATACCGGACTCACAAACTGTGGCCTGATCATGGGCGACTATTCCAAAGCAGGTATTTCGACCATGTTCAACACCGGAACGGTTGTTGGCGTAAGTGTGAATGTATTCGGTAGCGGCTTTCAGCAAAAACATATTCCGTCATTTTCCTGGGGGGGGGCTCTCGAAGGGTTTTGCGAATATCGTTTGCAAAAGGCAGCGGCCGTCGCAGCTGATACCGTAGGCAGGCGTAATGTAGTTTTTGACGATGTGGATCATTCCATTTTGCAAACCTTATTCGAACTTACACGGAACCAGCGTAACTACTAA
- a CDS encoding type B 50S ribosomal protein L31 has translation MKKDIHPKYREVVFWDLSSDYKFITRSTIETTENITWEDGKSYPVYKVEVSSQSHPFYTGKNVLVDTAGRVDKFRKRYGQKEA, from the coding sequence ATGAAAAAAGATATTCATCCCAAATACAGAGAGGTAGTTTTCTGGGATCTGTCGAGCGATTATAAATTCATTACACGTTCTACGATCGAAACCACTGAAAACATCACTTGGGAAGACGGTAAATCTTATCCTGTTTATAAAGTAGAGGTTTCTTCTCAGTCACACCCTTTCTATACCGGTAAAAATGTGCTGGTTGATACTGCGGGACGTGTTGACAAGTTCAGAAAACGTTACGGACAGAAAGAAGCATAA
- a CDS encoding sugar phosphate isomerase/epimerase family protein, translating into MSEKVDQATRRTFLKRTSGVFAGMAAGSVFPEAFAMHGTKPEYMIPLGVYAAYNKANFLKESGCSYIEESVTGFLIPEKGDEQYEKNLEQLKHENFPIKSYVILLPAALKTLGPDANHEAILQRTELVLKRAKECKSQYVVFGSGASRIIPEGFDRATAKAQHIDLTKKMAPLAEKYGVTIAVEPLNKGETNFINSLAEGVEIIDAVKSPSIKLLCDIYHMLKEDEPATEIVKYGKHIVHCHIAEKESRTPPGVKGDDFRPYLGALKKINYKGGLSIECFVYNDFHKEAKKGIEVLKKQLSEV; encoded by the coding sequence ATGAGCGAAAAAGTAGATCAAGCTACCAGAAGAACTTTCCTGAAACGGACTTCCGGGGTATTTGCAGGAATGGCGGCGGGATCGGTGTTTCCGGAAGCATTTGCGATGCACGGAACAAAGCCAGAATATATGATCCCGCTGGGCGTTTATGCCGCATACAACAAAGCCAACTTTCTGAAAGAATCGGGGTGCTCTTATATAGAGGAGTCTGTTACAGGCTTTCTGATTCCTGAAAAAGGCGACGAGCAATACGAAAAGAATTTGGAGCAGCTCAAACATGAGAACTTTCCGATCAAATCCTATGTGATCCTTTTGCCGGCAGCATTGAAGACACTTGGCCCTGATGCCAATCACGAGGCTATTCTTCAAAGGACCGAACTTGTTTTGAAAAGAGCGAAGGAGTGTAAATCTCAGTATGTGGTGTTTGGAAGCGGCGCCTCCCGGATCATCCCGGAAGGTTTCGACCGGGCCACTGCCAAAGCACAGCACATCGACCTGACCAAAAAAATGGCCCCGCTGGCTGAAAAATATGGCGTCACCATCGCCGTAGAGCCACTTAATAAAGGTGAAACCAATTTTATTAACAGCCTCGCGGAAGGCGTGGAGATCATCGATGCAGTCAAAAGTCCGTCGATCAAGCTGCTTTGTGACATATATCATATGTTAAAGGAAGACGAACCCGCGACTGAGATCGTGAAATATGGTAAGCATATTGTGCATTGCCACATCGCGGAAAAAGAGAGCCGCACACCTCCCGGGGTCAAAGGCGACGATTTCAGGCCTTACCTGGGCGCATTAAAAAAGATCAATTACAAAGGCGGGCTTTCGATTGAGTGCTTTGTGTATAACGATTTTCATAAAGAGGCCAAGAAAGGGATCGAGGTTCTGAAAAAGCAACTGAGCGAGGTTTAG
- a CDS encoding ribonucleoside-diphosphate reductase subunit alpha translates to MYVIKRDGRRESVKFDKVTARIEKLSYGLDTKYIQPVEVAKKVVSGIYDGVTTAELDNLAAETAASMTTKHPDYAILAARVAISNLHKNTLKSFSATMKRLFTYIDSKTGENASLISKDVYEVIRQNASLFDSTIIYDRDYAYDYFGYKTLEKSYLLKVDGKIVERPQHMLMRVAVGIHQEDVQAAIETYHLLSEKWFTHATPTLFNAGTPKPQMSSCFLLTMKEDSISGIYDTLKNCALISQSAGGIGLSIHDVRATGSYIKGTNGQSNGIVPMLRVFNDTARYVDQGGGKRKGSFAIYMEPWHADIFDFLDLKKNHGKEEQRARDLFYALWIPDLFMKRVEANDTWSLFDPHECPGLSDTHSEEFEKLYEQYELEGKARKTIKAQDLWFAIMESQIETGTPYMLYKDHANSKSNQQNLGTIKSSNLCTEIIEYTAPDEVAVCNLASIALPKFVEQGADGYMRFDHQKLYEITKVITRNLNKIIDLNYYPIPEAEKSNKRHRPIGIGVQGLADAFCLMRMPFDSDEARQLNKDIFETIYFGSMEASMELAIQHGPYETWAGSPISKGIFQFDMWNVTPDSNRWDWGKMRKDVIKYGVRNSLLLAPMPTASTSQILGNNECFEPFTSNIYVRRVLSGEFVVVNKYLLKDLVRLNLWNEEMKNNLVRASGSVQAIPNIPQNIKELYKTAWEIKQRSLLDMSADRGAYICQSQSLNIFMEEANFGKLTSMHFYAWKKGLKTGMYYLRTRAASDPVQFTVSKQAEVLLEPATEVVTEKELNYIQYAEEHAKPVMPRDNRSDMQCSLDDPEGCEACGS, encoded by the coding sequence ATGTATGTAATTAAGCGAGACGGTCGCCGCGAATCCGTAAAATTCGACAAAGTGACAGCCCGCATTGAAAAACTGAGCTACGGCCTGGACACCAAGTACATTCAGCCGGTAGAGGTTGCTAAGAAGGTTGTGTCCGGCATTTACGATGGCGTAACCACTGCGGAGCTGGACAACCTGGCTGCTGAAACAGCTGCTTCCATGACAACCAAGCACCCGGATTACGCTATCCTTGCTGCCCGCGTCGCTATCTCAAATCTTCATAAGAACACATTGAAGTCGTTTTCGGCGACAATGAAGCGCTTGTTTACATACATTGATTCGAAGACTGGCGAAAACGCATCACTTATTTCCAAGGATGTTTATGAGGTAATCCGTCAGAATGCTTCCCTTTTTGATTCTACTATCATATATGACCGGGATTATGCCTATGACTATTTTGGCTATAAAACCCTGGAGAAATCATATTTACTGAAAGTTGACGGAAAAATTGTAGAGCGTCCGCAGCATATGCTGATGCGTGTGGCTGTCGGTATTCATCAGGAAGATGTGCAGGCTGCGATCGAAACGTACCATTTGCTTTCTGAAAAATGGTTTACGCACGCAACACCTACCCTATTCAATGCTGGAACTCCGAAGCCCCAAATGTCTTCGTGCTTTCTTCTGACCATGAAGGAAGACAGTATCAGCGGAATATATGATACCCTCAAAAATTGTGCGTTGATCTCTCAGTCTGCCGGTGGCATTGGATTGAGCATACATGATGTGCGTGCAACCGGTTCTTATATTAAAGGAACAAATGGACAATCAAATGGTATTGTCCCTATGCTCCGGGTTTTCAATGATACTGCGAGATATGTAGATCAGGGCGGCGGGAAGCGCAAAGGCTCCTTTGCAATATATATGGAACCCTGGCATGCCGATATTTTCGATTTCCTTGATCTTAAGAAAAATCATGGCAAGGAAGAACAGCGTGCACGCGACCTTTTCTATGCGCTCTGGATTCCCGATTTGTTTATGAAACGCGTCGAGGCCAATGATACCTGGTCCCTGTTTGACCCGCACGAATGCCCCGGGCTTTCCGATACGCACAGTGAAGAGTTTGAAAAGCTGTATGAGCAATACGAACTGGAAGGAAAGGCGCGTAAAACGATTAAAGCGCAAGACCTTTGGTTTGCAATCATGGAATCGCAGATCGAGACAGGTACTCCTTATATGTTGTACAAAGATCACGCAAACAGCAAATCCAACCAGCAAAACCTGGGTACGATCAAGTCTTCCAACCTTTGTACTGAAATTATTGAATATACCGCACCGGACGAGGTAGCGGTTTGTAACCTTGCTTCCATTGCGTTGCCCAAATTCGTTGAGCAAGGTGCAGATGGTTATATGCGGTTCGATCACCAGAAATTGTATGAAATCACGAAAGTGATCACACGCAACCTGAACAAAATCATTGATCTGAACTACTATCCTATTCCGGAAGCTGAAAAAAGCAATAAAAGACACAGACCGATCGGTATCGGCGTGCAAGGTCTGGCAGATGCATTCTGTTTGATGCGTATGCCATTTGATTCGGATGAAGCACGTCAGTTGAACAAGGATATTTTCGAGACCATTTATTTCGGATCAATGGAAGCATCCATGGAGCTCGCGATCCAGCATGGTCCGTACGAAACCTGGGCAGGCAGCCCGATTTCGAAAGGTATTTTCCAATTTGATATGTGGAATGTTACTCCGGACAGCAACCGCTGGGATTGGGGTAAAATGAGAAAGGATGTCATCAAGTATGGTGTTCGCAACTCATTGTTATTGGCACCTATGCCGACTGCTTCCACCAGCCAGATCCTGGGTAATAATGAATGCTTCGAGCCGTTCACCTCTAACATTTATGTAAGAAGGGTTCTTTCGGGTGAATTTGTAGTAGTGAATAAATATTTGTTAAAAGATCTGGTGCGGCTGAATCTTTGGAATGAAGAAATGAAAAACAACCTGGTACGTGCAAGCGGATCAGTGCAGGCAATTCCAAACATCCCCCAGAACATCAAAGAACTTTATAAAACGGCCTGGGAGATCAAGCAGCGAAGCCTGCTGGACATGTCAGCGGATCGTGGTGCATACATTTGCCAGTCACAGTCGCTGAACATCTTTATGGAGGAGGCAAACTTTGGTAAGCTTACCTCCATGCATTTCTATGCCTGGAAAAAAGGACTTAAAACAGGAATGTATTATTTACGTACACGTGCTGCTTCTGATCCGGTTCAGTTCACCGTAAGCAAGCAGGCAGAAGTACTCCTGGAACCTGCGACTGAGGTTGTTACAGAAAAAGAACTGAACTATATTCAGTATGCGGAAGAGCATGCGAAACCTGTGATGCCGCGTGACAATCGTTCTGACATGCAATGTTCACTGGATGATCCGGAGGGCTGTGAGGCTTGCGGAAGCTAA